Proteins encoded together in one Lysinibacillus sp. FSL K6-0232 window:
- a CDS encoding PadR family transcriptional regulator produces MSVKYGILTLLFLQENHGYELKVELESLLSIKGKINPGQIYTTLDRLIRDQLVSSAGIDDQERKLYKLEAEGENELKKWLLEPVPYYSTRDDFHFKWSCARKIHFDRENIMLEQQKAMIMKDVMELTKLKTELLIQGEEDKYLLISGTLLHLEADLNWISQIENRNRS; encoded by the coding sequence ATGTCGGTAAAGTACGGGATATTAACATTGTTATTCCTACAAGAAAATCATGGATACGAATTGAAAGTAGAATTAGAGTCTCTTCTAAGTATCAAGGGAAAGATTAACCCTGGTCAGATTTATACTACCCTTGACCGTCTCATTCGTGATCAACTCGTGTCATCGGCAGGAATAGATGACCAAGAAAGAAAGTTATATAAATTAGAAGCGGAAGGTGAAAATGAATTAAAAAAATGGTTATTAGAACCTGTACCTTATTACTCTACTAGGGACGACTTTCATTTTAAATGGAGTTGCGCTCGAAAAATCCACTTTGATCGAGAAAATATTATGCTTGAGCAACAAAAAGCAATGATAATGAAAGATGTAATGGAGTTGACTAAATTAAAAACGGAGTTACTTATTCAGGGTGAAGAGGATAAATATTTATTAATCAGTGGTACACTCTTACATTTGGAGGCAGATTTAAATTGGATAAGTCAGATTGAAAATAGAAATCGTTCATAA